A genomic region of Candidatus Omnitrophota bacterium contains the following coding sequences:
- a CDS encoding MarR family transcriptional regulator: MSINQFSKKMVIILPKVMRLMTKRQSNELFKGKITLPQFIVMEFLYREGPAMMSKIAEILSVSAPAATGIVDKLVRDAYLIRESAPESRRIILIKLTKKGKKLVERTVKQRQILIKDIFGKLEEKERQQYLYILNKIYKVLQNNHKGTV, from the coding sequence ATGTCAATTAACCAATTTAGCAAGAAAATGGTGATTATCTTGCCCAAGGTAATGAGATTAATGACCAAAAGGCAATCTAATGAATTATTTAAAGGAAAAATTACCTTACCACAGTTTATAGTTATGGAGTTTTTATATAGAGAGGGACCTGCTATGATGTCAAAAATAGCAGAAATTCTATCGGTAAGTGCACCTGCGGCAACAGGGATTGTGGATAAGTTAGTCAGAGATGCATATTTAATACGGGAAAGCGCACCGGAAAGCAGAAGAATCATATTGATAAAGCTTACTAAAAAAGGCAAGAAATTGGTTGAAAGAACAGTTAAACAAAGGCAAATCTTAATCAAGGATATTTTTGGTAAACTTGAAGAAAAAGAACGCCAGCAATATTTATACATCTTGAATAAAATTTATAAGGTTCTTCAGAATAATCACAAAGGCACAGTATGA
- the ispH gene encoding 4-hydroxy-3-methylbut-2-enyl diphosphate reductase, whose protein sequence is MKVNLAKSAGFCFGVKRAIEIAKKVASNNKKVFIFGEIVHNEQVSQKLYKLGIRKLERLKNGKEKILLIRAHGVGKNILKRAREEGYKIVDATCPMVKEIHKIAKEEEKRERKIIVVGDKNHDEVLGIIGQLKTAPIVIDPKEKIGIRKIRKINRASVVVQSTQDIEQIEKIRGIMEKYIKDLKFFNTVCKPTRIKQEEIKTLPRENDLVLIIGSSTSANTKRLYEIAKKINKNTFWINNKKDIKPEWFQGINSIGVTAGASTPEETIREVVDFVRKLN, encoded by the coding sequence ATGAAGGTGAATTTAGCTAAATCAGCAGGATTTTGTTTTGGGGTAAAGAGAGCAATTGAAATTGCTAAAAAGGTGGCTTCAAACAATAAAAAGGTTTTTATTTTCGGAGAAATTGTACATAATGAGCAGGTTTCCCAAAAGCTTTATAAATTAGGTATAAGAAAATTAGAAAGGTTAAAGAACGGAAAAGAAAAAATTTTGCTTATCCGTGCTCATGGTGTAGGAAAAAATATTCTTAAAAGAGCAAGGGAGGAGGGATATAAGATTGTAGACGCAACTTGCCCGATGGTAAAAGAGATTCATAAGATTGCTAAGGAAGAGGAGAAAAGGGAAAGAAAAATTATCGTTGTGGGAGATAAAAACCATGATGAGGTTTTAGGTATCATTGGACAATTAAAAACCGCTCCTATAGTAATTGATCCGAAAGAGAAAATAGGCATAAGAAAGATTAGAAAGATAAACAGAGCATCGGTAGTAGTGCAATCTACTCAGGATATAGAACAGATTGAAAAGATAAGAGGAATAATGGAAAAATATATTAAAGATTTAAAGTTCTTTAATACCGTCTGCAAACCTACCCGTATAAAACAAGAAGAGATAAAGACTTTACCTCGGGAAAATGATTTGGTGCTTATTATTGGTTCTAGTACAAGTGCCAATACTAAAAGGTTGTATGAGATTGCCAAAAAGATAAATAAAAATACCTTTTGGATAAATAACAAAAAGGATATAAAACCCGAATGGTTTCAAGGAATAAATTCTATTGGGGTTACTGCCGGAGCCTCTACTCCTGAAGAAACTATCAGGGAAGTTGTGGATTTTGTTAGAAAGTTAAATTAG
- a CDS encoding chromate transporter, translating to MILIKLFFTFLKIGLFTIGSGYSMLVLAQKYIVDTYQWLTMEEFTDLVAIAELTPGPIIINLATFVGTRVAGLKGAILSTVGLIIIPFGFLFIIASKYLQLKNFPFMQNFLNVIRPIAIALITIAIINLFKTSITNLKTFLIAIIAIVLLQFFKVNPIFIVIGGLIISLIFKV from the coding sequence ATGATTCTTATAAAACTATTTTTTACTTTTCTTAAAATTGGACTATTTACTATTGGAAGTGGCTATTCAATGCTTGTGCTTGCGCAGAAATATATAGTAGACACCTACCAATGGTTGACGATGGAGGAATTTACAGACTTAGTGGCTATTGCCGAATTAACCCCCGGCCCAATTATCATAAATTTAGCTACCTTTGTAGGAACAAGGGTTGCCGGGTTGAAAGGAGCCATTCTTTCCACCGTCGGACTTATTATCATCCCTTTTGGATTTTTATTTATTATTGCCAGCAAGTATTTACAGCTTAAAAACTTTCCTTTTATGCAAAATTTTCTTAATGTCATTAGGCCCATTGCCATAGCGCTTATTACCATTGCCATCATAAATCTTTTTAAAACATCAATTACCAACCTCAAAACTTTCTTAATTGCAATCATAGCGATTGTCCTCTTGCAATTTTTTAAAGTTAATCCTATATTTATAGTAATTGGAGGATTAATTATTTCCCTTATTTTTAAAGTATGA
- a CDS encoding TolC family protein gives MRKFILFIYLIGISLSWAKEPIKLTLEEAITIALRDNREILIKEEDLKKAKEKLREARAGIFPKISLGSSISETLDYYDKNTTNFSNQLSLKQSLYTGGKTLGNIKETKYRIEMNQASLNKTILETVYTVKKAFFTLLLAGEYAKLNELILANTKNHFKVVSERYNNGQASESELIKLQQAMASVEHIFLTSLNQIEGAKMNLRNLLNLEKSIDIEPEGKFIYEPKEIAFDEVYIKALKERPELSFYEAQEKIDKLQKETARAEILPSVYASWDYYINRSNAPQAISKDWESHQTIGIVLTWPIFDGFATQAKISQAEIDLKETQLLKEKTIMDIASELKDAYLELNNALTKLKAKDTEIKFYEDNLRIINDKYKMGIASSLDLEDAKLGFEISNFNLKEAIYDYLLAKARMERAIGEIK, from the coding sequence ATGAGAAAATTTATTTTATTTATCTATCTGATAGGCATTTCTTTATCCTGGGCAAAAGAACCTATAAAGCTTACCCTTGAGGAAGCAATAACTATTGCCTTGCGGGATAATCGGGAGATTCTTATTAAAGAGGAAGATTTGAAGAAGGCAAAAGAGAAATTAAGAGAAGCAAGGGCAGGAATTTTCCCCAAAATCAGTTTAGGAAGTTCAATATCGGAGACACTCGATTATTACGATAAAAATACTACCAATTTCTCTAACCAGCTATCTCTAAAACAATCTCTTTACACCGGCGGTAAAACTTTAGGTAATATTAAAGAGACTAAATATAGAATAGAAATGAATCAGGCTTCACTCAATAAAACTATTTTAGAAACAGTTTATACTGTTAAAAAGGCATTTTTTACTCTCCTCTTAGCGGGAGAATATGCTAAACTAAATGAATTAATTCTTGCAAATACCAAAAATCATTTTAAGGTCGTTAGCGAACGCTATAATAACGGCCAAGCATCTGAATCAGAGCTTATTAAATTACAACAGGCGATGGCAAGTGTAGAGCACATTTTTCTTACATCTCTTAATCAAATAGAAGGGGCAAAAATGAACTTGAGAAATTTACTTAATTTGGAAAAAAGCATAGATATCGAACCTGAAGGCAAATTCATCTATGAGCCGAAAGAGATAGCTTTTGATGAAGTTTATATTAAAGCACTTAAAGAAAGACCTGAATTATCGTTCTACGAAGCACAAGAAAAAATAGATAAATTACAAAAAGAAACTGCCAGAGCAGAAATCCTTCCTAGCGTATATGCCTCATGGGACTATTATATTAATCGTTCTAATGCTCCGCAAGCGATTTCAAAAGATTGGGAAAGTCATCAGACCATTGGGATTGTCTTAACCTGGCCAATATTTGACGGTTTTGCTACTCAGGCAAAAATAAGTCAGGCAGAAATTGATTTAAAAGAAACTCAACTGCTTAAAGAAAAGACCATTATGGATATAGCCTCAGAATTAAAAGATGCTTATTTAGAGTTAAATAACGCTCTTACAAAATTAAAGGCAAAAGATACAGAAATAAAATTCTACGAAGATAATCTACGCATAATTAACGATAAGTATAAAATGGGGATTGCAAGCAGTTTGGATTTAGAAGATGCAAAATTGGGATTTGAAATCTCTAATTTTAATCTTAAAGAAGCAATCTATGACTATCTACTTGCAAAAGCAAGAATGGAGAGGGCAATAGGGGAGATAAAATGA
- a CDS encoding efflux RND transporter permease subunit produces MKLPEFGVKRPVTNLMIFAGIIILAIYSLSRLGVDQMPEIEPPVISVISAYPGASPEDVEIKVTEPLENQLATTPGIEKITSISAEGVSVITLKFAWGTNLDNASNDIRDRIELAKRSLPDIPDEMENPFIFKFNTAMMPILFVGITAQQNYAELFDLIDKQIADPIRQIPGIGTVQLFGGLERQINVWIDRGRLEGYGFSILHILDALRKENITQPVGNLKSGLTSYLVRLPGEFSSPEELNSVILGKRGNRTIYLRDVARVEDSFKEITLEARINKNRGMMMMVQKQTGTNTVEVAKRAKNLLSELEKKLPKDIKINTVFDSSQDIINSLNSLKSSLLRGIFFVILVVWFFLRQFRTSLIIALTIPFSLLISFIYLFLQGRTINIISLSSLAIASGMVVDNAIVVVDNIWRHIERGERLREAAIFGTQEMFLAIIASTFTTIAVFLPFFFIRGIIGIMFGELAMVVTITLFASLFTASTFSPMLCSKLLKEKQTTGTQKKGLSKLYEFSEKGLKSLENLYSQILLSSLRHKKLIIFCFSFLFISSLFLLRFLGNEFIPEQDTGDVRATIRLPLGTRFEETRKIALRIEEILEKNVPEKRVMFVRPGTTTSMGRAFRASGESGENIIVAGAKLVPKTERTRSVFEIGQVLRKEIGKIPGVLRIDISTGNPMGRMITGMGGKAIQVEIVGHSFETTNTLAEKLKNIIEKIPGAVDISISREISQPELRIAVDREKASILGLNMQTIASSLKAYIEGSTATKYREKGETYDIYVRLEEASRTKIEDIENLSVVAPLTGNLVKLANFAKVYETTGPVDIERTNRERVVKVECNVFGRPVGKVREDIEQNLKQLVIPSDIRINFGGEAEEQMKAFKDLTILLILGIILVYMIMAGQFESLLDPFVVMFSVPFTFSGVFLGLFLTKTTLNVISFMGIIMLMGIVVNNAIVLISYINILRARGLVMYEAVAQAGKERLRPVFMTTFTTLAGLFPMAFLKGEGSEVWQPLGITMISGLTVSTFITLIFVPTLYTALETRVKQRRERRL; encoded by the coding sequence ATGAAATTACCTGAATTTGGAGTTAAAAGACCGGTTACAAACTTAATGATTTTTGCAGGAATAATTATTCTGGCAATCTACAGCTTATCACGTTTGGGAGTAGACCAGATGCCGGAGATTGAACCGCCAGTAATTAGTGTAATTTCTGCTTATCCGGGGGCAAGTCCTGAGGATGTAGAAATAAAAGTAACTGAACCTTTAGAAAATCAACTGGCTACAACCCCAGGAATAGAAAAAATCACTTCCATTTCTGCAGAAGGAGTTTCTGTAATTACTCTTAAATTTGCCTGGGGAACTAATCTTGATAACGCTTCAAATGACATTCGCGACCGTATTGAATTAGCGAAACGTTCCCTACCGGATATACCAGACGAGATGGAAAACCCTTTTATCTTTAAGTTCAATACTGCAATGATGCCTATTCTGTTTGTAGGAATTACCGCTCAGCAAAATTATGCTGAACTTTTTGATTTAATCGATAAACAGATTGCTGACCCCATTAGGCAAATTCCGGGTATAGGAACGGTACAATTATTTGGAGGTTTGGAAAGACAGATTAATGTCTGGATAGATAGAGGTCGTTTAGAAGGATATGGGTTTTCTATTTTGCATATTTTAGATGCATTAAGGAAGGAAAACATAACTCAACCCGTAGGAAATTTAAAATCAGGTTTAACCAGTTATCTCGTAAGACTCCCCGGAGAATTTTCTTCTCCCGAGGAGTTAAACTCTGTAATTTTAGGAAAAAGGGGAAATAGAACAATATACTTAAGAGATGTGGCAAGAGTGGAAGACAGCTTTAAAGAAATAACCCTTGAGGCAAGAATAAATAAGAATCGGGGTATGATGATGATGGTCCAGAAACAAACAGGGACCAACACTGTAGAAGTGGCGAAGAGGGCGAAAAATCTCTTGAGCGAATTAGAAAAGAAATTGCCTAAGGATATAAAGATAAATACGGTTTTTGACAGTTCTCAGGATATCATAAATTCTCTAAATTCCCTAAAAAGTTCTCTTTTGAGGGGCATATTTTTTGTAATTTTGGTAGTCTGGTTTTTTTTAAGACAGTTCAGAACCAGTTTGATTATTGCTTTGACTATTCCCTTCTCCTTACTAATTTCTTTCATCTATCTTTTTTTGCAGGGAAGAACTATCAATATCATAAGTCTATCTTCCTTAGCTATTGCTTCTGGGATGGTAGTGGATAACGCCATTGTGGTTGTGGACAATATTTGGAGACATATAGAAAGAGGTGAACGTTTGCGTGAGGCAGCAATTTTTGGTACCCAGGAAATGTTTCTGGCAATCATTGCTTCCACCTTTACTACCATCGCCGTATTTTTACCTTTCTTTTTTATACGCGGAATAATCGGAATTATGTTTGGGGAATTGGCAATGGTGGTTACTATAACTTTATTTGCCTCGCTGTTTACTGCTTCTACCTTTAGCCCCATGTTATGTTCAAAATTATTAAAAGAAAAACAAACAACCGGAACACAAAAGAAAGGGTTAAGTAAACTCTACGAATTCTCAGAGAAAGGCCTCAAATCTTTAGAAAATTTATATTCTCAAATACTTTTATCAAGTCTCAGACATAAAAAATTAATTATTTTTTGTTTCTCTTTCTTATTCATTTCAAGCCTTTTTCTTCTGCGCTTTTTAGGTAATGAATTCATCCCTGAACAGGACACAGGAGATGTGCGGGCTACCATTCGTCTTCCACTAGGCACACGTTTTGAGGAAACAAGAAAAATTGCTTTAAGGATAGAAGAAATCTTAGAAAAAAATGTCCCCGAAAAAAGAGTTATGTTTGTAAGACCAGGAACAACCACGAGTATGGGGAGAGCTTTTAGAGCGTCGGGGGAATCAGGAGAAAATATAATCGTTGCCGGAGCAAAACTCGTTCCCAAAACAGAAAGAACACGCTCGGTTTTTGAAATTGGACAGGTTTTGAGAAAAGAAATTGGTAAAATCCCCGGCGTGTTAAGAATAGATATTTCTACTGGTAATCCCATGGGAAGAATGATTACCGGAATGGGGGGAAAGGCAATTCAGGTAGAAATTGTAGGACACTCTTTTGAAACGACAAATACCTTAGCGGAGAAATTGAAAAATATAATTGAGAAAATTCCCGGAGCAGTGGATATCAGTATTTCGCGTGAAATAAGCCAACCTGAATTGAGGATTGCCGTAGATAGAGAAAAAGCCTCTATTTTAGGTTTAAATATGCAGACGATTGCTTCTTCGTTAAAGGCTTACATTGAAGGTTCTACTGCAACAAAGTATCGCGAAAAGGGTGAGACTTACGATATCTATGTGAGATTGGAAGAAGCTTCACGCACAAAGATAGAAGACATTGAGAATCTATCTGTTGTTGCTCCTCTAACCGGAAACCTCGTAAAGCTGGCTAATTTTGCAAAGGTTTACGAAACCACAGGACCTGTAGATATTGAAAGAACCAACCGAGAGAGGGTAGTAAAAGTTGAATGTAACGTCTTTGGAAGACCAGTAGGAAAGGTTAGGGAAGATATCGAACAAAACTTGAAACAGTTGGTTATACCTTCAGATATAAGAATTAACTTTGGAGGAGAAGCTGAGGAGCAGATGAAGGCCTTTAAAGATTTAACAATTCTGCTAATCTTAGGCATTATTCTTGTCTATATGATTATGGCGGGACAATTTGAGTCTCTCCTCGATCCCTTTGTAGTAATGTTTAGTGTTCCTTTTACTTTCTCGGGGGTGTTCTTAGGGCTTTTTCTTACCAAAACAACCCTTAATGTTATTTCCTTCATGGGTATAATAATGCTTATGGGAATAGTAGTAAATAATGCTATAGTTTTAATCAGTTATATAAATATATTGCGCGCCAGGGGACTGGTTATGTATGAAGCAGTAGCGCAAGCAGGAAAAGAAAGATTAAGGCCAGTGTTTATGACTACTTTTACTACGCTGGCTGGTCTTTTTCCTATGGCTTTTCTAAAAGGAGAAGGTTCAGAAGTATGGCAACCTCTGGGTATAACCATGATTAGCGGATTAACTGTTTCCACTTTTATCACCCTTATTTTTGTACCTACACTCTATACAGCCCTAGAAACGAGGGTTAAGCAAAGGAGAGAAAGGCGCTTATGA
- a CDS encoding DUF6062 family protein, translating to METKHIAFFNLLEALKENCPICFLLRKNIDKSMRDFLYERVNDSLLRQKLRRSLGFCNRHAWQLQKIGSSSGQAIIYQDLLELILGKIKIDSRKLVERKELCLFCKEENDTLEHYTQIFWRNFNEPEFISQYKKSFGVCFPHLTLLIKKNKNSKQIAELLSLEREKISELNRNLKEFIRKCDWRFSKEELGKEKDAWIKAIEKITGKEGIFL from the coding sequence ATGGAAACAAAACATATAGCTTTTTTCAATCTTCTGGAAGCCCTAAAAGAGAATTGTCCCATCTGCTTCTTGCTAAGAAAAAACATAGATAAATCTATGCGTGATTTTTTATATGAAAGGGTAAACGATTCTCTATTGAGACAGAAACTAAGAAGATCATTGGGTTTCTGTAATCGTCATGCCTGGCAACTACAGAAAATAGGGAGTAGTTCAGGGCAGGCGATTATTTACCAAGACCTTTTAGAATTAATCTTAGGAAAAATAAAAATAGATAGTCGGAAATTAGTAGAGAGAAAGGAATTATGCTTATTTTGTAAAGAAGAAAATGATACTCTCGAGCATTATACACAGATATTCTGGAGAAATTTTAATGAGCCTGAATTTATTTCTCAATATAAAAAGTCATTTGGAGTTTGTTTCCCTCACTTAACTTTATTGATTAAGAAGAATAAAAATTCAAAACAGATTGCAGAGCTATTATCTTTAGAACGAGAAAAAATATCAGAATTAAACAGGAATTTAAAGGAGTTTATAAGAAAATGCGATTGGCGTTTTTCTAAGGAAGAGCTTGGTAAAGAGAAGGACGCTTGGATTAAGGCAATTGAAAAAATAACCGGTAAAGAAGGAATCTTTTTATAG
- a CDS encoding sodium-translocating pyrophosphatase, with protein MSNFNFLLIAPLGSILALIFAGFLAWKVLRQDRGTEKMREIADAVKEGARAYLRRQYSVVSLFFVIVFFVLLWLSLKGYLVIFVPFAFLSGGFFSGLAGYIGMSMATSSIDRTANAARTSLNSALRVAFSGGAIMGFVVVGLGLLDLSIWYWLLNWYYSTHPLPGGMDKIAAITSTMLCFGMGASSQALFARVGGGIFTKAADVGADLVGKMEAGIPEDDPRNPAVIADNVGDNVGDVAGMGADLYESYVGSIVATMALAVSANLGIKGVTIPLVMAGVGVIASMLGTFFVRAGEKAEQGVLLKALRKGIFSSAVLIAIFSYFVIKILLGNELIGVYGAVLSGLLGGIFLGLSTEFFTSDKYPPTRFVSRTALTGPATVIIGGLSVGMLSTTIPVVIVAIAILASFYFAGGAHNFNLGLYGIGISAVGMLSTLGITLASDAYGPIADNAGGNAQMAGLGEEVRKRTDALDALGNTTAATGKGFAIGSAALTALALIVAYKERIECLGKSLDLNFLNPRLVGGIFVGGMLPFFFCSLTMGAVGRAAGKVVEEVRRQFREIKGLVEGRAKAEYGRCVSIVTAGAQREMILPSLLAIISPLLVGIFMGLEAEVGLLMGALVSGFVLAVMMANTGCTWDNAKKYIEAGNLGGKGSLAHKASIVGDTVGDPFKDTSGPSLNILIKLMSMVSIVFASFIITNTMCK; from the coding sequence ATGTCAAACTTTAATTTTTTGTTAATTGCTCCTTTGGGGTCAATTTTAGCCCTTATCTTTGCGGGATTTTTGGCTTGGAAGGTTTTAAGACAAGACCGCGGAACAGAGAAAATGCGTGAAATTGCAGATGCGGTTAAAGAAGGGGCCCGAGCTTACTTGAGAAGACAATATTCGGTGGTTTCCTTATTCTTTGTGATAGTTTTTTTTGTCTTACTCTGGTTAAGTTTAAAAGGATACTTGGTAATTTTTGTCCCTTTTGCTTTTCTGAGCGGAGGTTTTTTTTCTGGCTTGGCAGGATATATCGGAATGAGTATGGCCACCAGTTCCATTGACAGGACCGCTAACGCCGCACGAACAAGCTTAAACAGTGCTTTGAGAGTGGCTTTCTCAGGTGGAGCAATAATGGGCTTTGTTGTTGTAGGACTGGGGCTTTTAGACTTAAGTATTTGGTATTGGTTACTAAACTGGTATTATTCCACTCATCCCTTGCCAGGGGGAATGGATAAAATTGCCGCAATTACTTCTACCATGCTTTGTTTTGGGATGGGTGCAAGTTCTCAGGCACTTTTTGCACGTGTTGGAGGAGGAATTTTCACCAAAGCAGCAGACGTCGGAGCAGACCTTGTAGGAAAAATGGAAGCAGGAATACCTGAAGATGACCCTCGAAATCCAGCAGTAATTGCGGATAATGTAGGAGACAATGTGGGAGATGTGGCAGGAATGGGAGCAGACCTCTATGAGTCCTATGTAGGTTCAATTGTAGCCACTATGGCTCTGGCTGTTTCTGCAAATTTGGGAATAAAAGGCGTAACTATTCCCCTAGTGATGGCAGGAGTAGGTGTGATTGCCTCTATGCTGGGAACATTTTTTGTAAGAGCTGGAGAAAAAGCAGAGCAAGGAGTATTGCTTAAAGCGTTACGTAAAGGAATTTTTTCCAGTGCAGTTTTAATCGCCATTTTTTCCTATTTTGTAATAAAGATTCTACTTGGAAATGAGCTTATCGGCGTATACGGAGCAGTTCTTTCCGGACTTTTGGGAGGAATTTTCTTGGGACTTTCCACAGAATTCTTTACGTCCGATAAATATCCACCAACGCGGTTTGTTTCTCGCACTGCATTAACCGGTCCGGCTACCGTAATTATTGGTGGTCTATCGGTGGGAATGCTTTCTACCACAATTCCTGTGGTTATTGTAGCAATAGCCATTTTAGCAAGTTTCTATTTTGCTGGAGGAGCACATAATTTTAATTTGGGGCTTTATGGAATAGGAATCTCTGCTGTGGGTATGCTTTCTACTTTAGGAATAACTTTAGCCAGCGATGCATATGGCCCAATTGCCGATAACGCTGGAGGCAATGCACAAATGGCTGGCTTGGGAGAAGAGGTAAGAAAACGCACCGATGCCCTTGATGCGTTGGGAAATACTACCGCGGCTACGGGGAAAGGATTCGCTATTGGTTCTGCCGCTTTAACCGCTTTGGCTTTAATTGTTGCTTATAAAGAGCGAATTGAATGTTTAGGAAAATCCCTAGACTTAAATTTCTTAAATCCGCGTCTTGTAGGAGGTATTTTTGTAGGAGGAATGCTTCCCTTCTTCTTCTGCTCTTTAACGATGGGAGCGGTAGGAAGAGCAGCAGGTAAAGTTGTAGAAGAAGTAAGGAGGCAATTTCGGGAGATAAAAGGTTTGGTAGAAGGAAGAGCAAAAGCAGAGTATGGTAGATGCGTAAGCATTGTCACCGCCGGTGCCCAGCGGGAAATGATTTTGCCATCTCTATTGGCCATAATATCTCCTCTTTTAGTAGGTATCTTTATGGGATTGGAAGCAGAAGTAGGACTATTAATGGGCGCACTTGTTTCTGGTTTTGTTTTAGCGGTAATGATGGCAAATACCGGTTGTACCTGGGATAACGCAAAGAAATATATCGAGGCAGGTAATTTAGGAGGAAAAGGCTCCTTGGCTCATAAGGCCAGTATAGTAGGAGACACTGTGGGGGATCCCTTTAAAGATACTTCAGGACCATCATTGAATATTCTCATAAAACTCATGTCGATGGTCTCTATCGTTTTTGCTTCATTCATAATTACCAACACAATGTGTAAATAA
- the era gene encoding GTPase Era: MDKKCGFVAIIGRPNVGKSTLLNNILKEKVSITSSKPQTTRFQIRGILNEERGQIVFVDTPGLHIPKSELGKYLNTTALRAKTDCDLILYVVDLTRPPGEEEKNIINNLKNINKPVIMVLNKQDKGTGFVNEYIKLWQENIGNEKNILRYYIPLSALEGKNVAELLDIIFSLLPESPPFYPMDMLSDFPLKLNISEIIREKILNILKDELPYSTAVLVEDIVTRKENIIYIKAIILVERDSQKGIVIGRNGQMIKKIGELSRKEIELILEKKVFLDLHVKVERNWQENPLILKKLGYYTI; encoded by the coding sequence ATGGATAAAAAATGTGGATTTGTAGCAATTATCGGAAGACCAAATGTAGGAAAGTCTACTCTTCTCAATAATATTTTAAAGGAGAAAGTAAGCATTACTTCTTCGAAACCACAAACCACTCGATTTCAGATCCGAGGCATTCTCAATGAAGAAAGAGGTCAAATTGTCTTTGTAGATACCCCGGGTTTGCATATTCCTAAAAGTGAATTGGGAAAATATTTAAATACTACTGCCTTAAGGGCAAAAACCGACTGCGACCTTATTTTATATGTTGTGGATTTAACTCGTCCACCAGGTGAAGAAGAAAAGAATATTATAAACAACTTGAAAAATATAAATAAACCGGTTATTATGGTGCTCAATAAGCAGGATAAAGGAACAGGTTTTGTTAATGAATACATAAAACTTTGGCAGGAAAATATAGGGAACGAAAAAAACATTCTTAGATATTACATTCCTTTATCCGCCTTGGAAGGTAAAAATGTTGCGGAACTTTTAGATATAATATTCTCTCTACTTCCCGAAAGTCCTCCATTCTATCCCATGGACATGCTTTCTGATTTTCCTCTTAAATTAAACATCTCAGAAATTATTCGCGAAAAGATTCTCAATATTTTAAAAGATGAACTTCCCTACTCTACTGCGGTTCTGGTAGAAGACATTGTGACACGTAAGGAGAATATCATTTATATCAAGGCAATTATTTTAGTGGAAAGAGATTCGCAAAAAGGAATTGTTATTGGAAGAAATGGACAGATGATTAAGAAAATTGGGGAGCTGTCAAGGAAAGAAATAGAACTTATTTTAGAGAAGAAAGTATTCTTAGACCTACATGTTAAAGTGGAGAGAAACTGGCAAGAAAATCCCCTTATCTTAAAGAAGCTCGGCTACTATACTATCTAA
- a CDS encoding efflux RND transporter periplasmic adaptor subunit, which translates to MRIRNVVLAFCGFLMLSGCQKKLEVKKEVLPETIPVRVIRIKPRDLLETIEYVGDIKAKDEVLVYPKVTGKVIEKVKEDGSFVTKGETILYIDRDEVGFKFEKAPVESPLNGVIGRVYVDLGENVGPQTPVAKVLDLDKVKIKLEIPEKHLPRISLGQRAKIYVDAYPAQEFSGEITKISPVLDSDTRTFPIEITVANLKHLLKSGLFARVSLIISEHKNVPVILREAIIGKEPDLYVFTVEENKAFLKKIKLGIRQGQYYEVIEGLKEGDLVVVMGQQRLYEGVEVTVEENSD; encoded by the coding sequence ATGAGAATCCGAAATGTTGTTCTAGCCTTTTGTGGATTTTTAATGCTCAGTGGTTGTCAGAAGAAATTAGAAGTAAAGAAAGAGGTTCTTCCAGAAACAATTCCTGTAAGGGTAATTAGGATAAAACCAAGAGACCTATTAGAGACTATAGAGTACGTTGGGGATATCAAAGCCAAGGATGAAGTTTTAGTTTATCCCAAAGTAACAGGAAAAGTTATCGAAAAGGTAAAAGAGGACGGTAGTTTTGTAACGAAAGGAGAAACAATATTATATATTGACCGCGATGAAGTAGGATTTAAGTTCGAAAAGGCACCTGTAGAAAGTCCTTTGAATGGAGTAATCGGAAGGGTTTATGTAGATTTAGGAGAAAACGTTGGTCCTCAGACTCCGGTTGCTAAAGTCCTAGATTTAGATAAGGTAAAAATTAAATTAGAAATACCCGAGAAGCATCTTCCCCGCATCTCTTTAGGTCAAAGAGCAAAAATATATGTAGATGCCTATCCCGCCCAAGAATTTAGTGGAGAAATAACTAAAATCAGTCCGGTATTAGATAGTGATACTCGAACGTTTCCTATTGAAATAACTGTAGCCAATCTCAAACATCTTCTTAAATCTGGTCTCTTTGCTCGTGTAAGTCTAATCATTTCGGAGCATAAAAATGTTCCGGTTATTCTAAGAGAAGCAATTATCGGTAAAGAACCCGATTTATATGTTTTCACAGTAGAGGAAAATAAAGCGTTTTTAAAGAAAATTAAATTAGGAATCCGCCAAGGTCAGTATTATGAGGTCATTGAAGGGTTAAAAGAAGGCGATTTAGTAGTAGTTATGGGACAACAAAGATTGTATGAGGGAGTAGAAGTAACAGTCGAGGAAAATAGTGATTGA